From the genome of Mycteria americana isolate JAX WOST 10 ecotype Jacksonville Zoo and Gardens chromosome 12, USCA_MyAme_1.0, whole genome shotgun sequence, one region includes:
- the LOC142415961 gene encoding acyl-coenzyme A synthetase ACSM4, mitochondrial-like, producing the protein MKILLEFQVLRSPWSIRTLCRLFHQYHKTFAPLNFSDYEAIGRCEQEVPEYFNFASDVLDKWSQIEKEQKGPSNPALWWINGKGDEVKWSFEELGFLSQKGANVLSGPCSLQRGDRVLVILPRIPEWWLLNVACMRTGVIIIPGTTQLTAQDIYYRLLASKAKCIITTDVLAPVVDSVASKCQFLKTKLFVSESSRAEWLNFSDLLKAAPAVHNCVKTKSQDPMAIYFTSGTTGSPKMIEHSYGSFGLGFFLCGRYWMNLTPSDIMWNMSDTAWVKAAIGSVFGPWFQGTCVFVHAMPQFDPKTVLNTLCRYPVTTLCSAPTAYRMLVQHDLTRYAFKTLKHCLTGGEPLNPEVVAQWKSQTGLTIYEAYGQTEVGMICANMKGMKIKPGSLGKAAPPYDVQIIDENGSVLPPGKEGDIAIKMDAKRPFTFFTRYLDDPVKTTSTICGNFYITGDRGTMDEDGYIWFMGRSDDVIISSGYRIGPFEIESALIQHPAVVESAVVSSPDSIRGEVVKAFVVLSPSFKSQDPKKLACELQDHVKKVTAPYKYPRKIEFVQQLPKTIAGKIRRNELRNKEWGQI; encoded by the exons ATGAAGATTTTACTTGAATTTCAAGTGTTGCGGTCCCCATGGAGCATCCGGACACTCTGCAGATTATTCCACCAGTATCACAAGACTTTTGCACCTTTGAATTTCTCAGATTATGAAGCTATCGGTCGTTGTGAACAGGAAGTCCCTGAGTACTTTAATTTTGCAAGTGATGTGCTGGACAAGTGGTCTCAAATAGAAAAG GAACAAAAGGGACCATCAAATCCAGCTCTGTGGTGGATaaatggaaaaggagatgaagtGAAATGGAGCTTTGAAGAGCTGGGCTTCCTGTCCCAAAAAGGGGCCAACGTGCTGTCTGGGCCATGCAGTCTGCAAAGAGGAGACCGAGTTTTAGTGATTCTACCCCGAATCCCAGAGTGGTGGCTACTGAACGTGGCTTGTATGCGAACAG GTGTTATCATCATCCCAGGGACAACACAACTGACAGCACAAGACATTTACTATAGATTGCTGGCTTCCAAGGCTAAGTGCATTATTACAACTGATGTGCTTGCTCCTGTGGTAGACTCGGTTGCATCCAAGTGCCAGTTTCTGAAAACGAAGCTATTTGTATCTGAAAGCAGCAGGGCCGAGTGGCTGAACTTCAGTGATTTGCTCAA gGCTGCCCCTGCTGTCCATAACTGCGTGAAGACAAAAAGCCAGGATCCAATGGCAATCTATTTTACCAGTGGCACCACAGGCTCCCCCAAAATGATTGAACATTCCTATGGAAGCTTtggtctggggttttttctctgTGGAAG ATACTGGATGAATCTGACTCCCTCAGACATCATGTGGAACATGTCAGACACTGCTTGGGTAAAAGCAGCTATTGGGAGCGTTTTTGGTCCGTGGTTCCAGGGCACATGTGTTTTTGTACATGCCATGCCACAGTTTGATCCAAAAACAGTATTAAAT acCTTGTGCAGATATCCAGTGACCACTCTGTGCAGCGCCCCAACTGCCTACCGCATGTTGGTACAGCATGACCTCACCAG GTATGCATTCAAGACACTGAAGCACTGTTTGACCGGAGGGGAACCACTCAATCCAGAAGTGGTGGCACAGTGGAAAAGCCAGACAGGACTCACTATCTATGAAGCCTACGGCCAAACCGAAGTT GGAATGATATGTGCAAatatgaaaggaatgaaaattaagCCAGGTTCCTTGGGAAAGGCAGCTCCCCCCTACGATGTTCAG ATTATAGATGAAAATGGCAGTGTTCTGCCTCCTGGGAAAGAAGGAGACATTGCTATCAAAATGGATGCCAAGCGGCCATTTACTTTTTTCACTCGATACCTG GATGATCCAGTGAAAACCACTTCCACAATCTGTGGGAACTTCTATATCACTGGAGACAGAGGAACCATGGATGAGGATGGATACATATGGTTTATGGGGAGATCTGATGATGTCATCATCTCCTCTGG GTATCGTATCGGACCATTTGAAATAGAGAGTGCCCTGATACAGCACCCAGCTGTCGTTGAGTCAGCCGTTGTCAGCAGCCCAGATTCCATCAGAGGAGAG gTGGTAAAAGCTTTTGTGGTCTTGTCTCCTTCCTTTAAGTCACAAGATCCAAAGAAACTGGCCTGTGAATTGCAAGATCATGTCAAGAAAGTCACTGCTCCATACAAGTACCCCAGAAAG ATTGAATTTGTCCAGC